A window of the Gossypium hirsutum isolate 1008001.06 chromosome A03, Gossypium_hirsutum_v2.1, whole genome shotgun sequence genome harbors these coding sequences:
- the LOC107885957 gene encoding 17.6 kDa class I heat shock protein 2 has translation MAMIPTIFGNNRRSSLFDPFSLDLWDPSKEFDFPTVTSFPSLSRENSAFVNTRVDWKETPEAHVFKADLPGVKKEEVKVEIEGDRVLQISGERHVEKEERNDTWHRVERSSGKFSRRFRLPENVRMGDVKASMENGVLTITVPKVEMKKPEIKFVEISG, from the coding sequence ATGGCAATGATTCCTACCATCTTTGGCAACAACAGGCGCAGCAGCCTCTTCGACCCGTTTTCGTTGGACTTGTGGGATCCCTCCAAGGAGTTCGATTTCCCAACGGTCACATCGTTTCCTTCACTTTCCCGAGAAAACTCCGCTTTCGTCAACACGCGCGTGGACTGGAAGGAGACACCGGAGGCACACGTGTTCAAGGCGGACCTCCCGGGGGTGAAGAAAGAGGAGGTGAAGGTGGAGATCGAAGGCGATAGGGTTCTCCAAATCAGCGGAGAGAGGCACGTGGAGAAGGAAGAGAGGAACGACACGTGGCATCGAGTGGAGCGGAGCAGCGGGAAGTTCTCGCGGAGGTTCAGGTTGCCGGAGAATGTGAGAATGGGCGACGTGAAGGCTTCCATGGAAAATGGGGTTCTTACTATTACTGTTCCTAAAGTTGAGATGAAGAAACCTGAGATCAAATTCGTTGAAATCTCTGGTTAA